In a single window of the Flavobacterium sp. W4I14 genome:
- a CDS encoding carbonic anhydrase (product_source=KO:K01673; cath_funfam=3.40.1050.10; cog=COG0288; ko=KO:K01673; pfam=PF00484; smart=SM00947; superfamily=53056) gives MNVEEVFKNNEKWIAEKLAINPDYFTELSKGQSPEFLYIGCSDSRVTAEDLMGIQPGQAFVHRNVANLVNNVDLNVMTVLNYAVRHLKVNHIVVCGHYNCGGVKAAMQPADLGILNPWLRNIRDVYRIHKDELNAIEDESLRYNRLVELNVQEQCVNLLKTAAVQEAIAGRGLTVHGWVFDIHTGRLIDLKIDFEKILKDIKEIYNLY, from the coding sequence AAATGGATCGCCGAAAAACTGGCTATTAATCCTGATTATTTTACCGAATTATCGAAAGGTCAAAGCCCTGAGTTTTTGTACATCGGCTGTTCAGATAGTCGCGTTACGGCAGAGGATTTAATGGGTATACAACCAGGGCAGGCTTTTGTGCACCGAAATGTGGCCAACCTGGTAAACAACGTAGATCTAAACGTAATGACGGTTTTAAATTACGCCGTACGCCATTTAAAAGTAAACCATATTGTGGTTTGTGGCCATTACAATTGCGGAGGCGTTAAAGCAGCCATGCAACCAGCAGATTTAGGTATCTTGAACCCTTGGTTAAGAAACATCCGCGATGTATACCGCATCCATAAAGATGAACTGAATGCCATTGAAGATGAAAGCCTTCGTTATAATAGATTGGTAGAGCTCAACGTTCAGGAGCAGTGTGTAAACCTATTAAAAACAGCTGCCGTTCAGGAAGCTATTGCCGGTCGCGGATTAACCGTTCACGGTTGGGTTTTCGACATCCATACTGGCCGGTTAATTGACCTGAAGATCGATTTCGAAAAGATTTTGAAAGATATTAAGGAGATATACAACTTGTATTAA
- a CDS encoding 2-deoxy-D-gluconate 3-dehydrogenase (product_source=KO:K00065; cath_funfam=3.40.50.720; cog=COG1028; ko=KO:K00065; pfam=PF00106; superfamily=51735; tigrfam=TIGR01832), whose protein sequence is MSNIFNLAGKTALVTGCKRGIGKAMALALAEAGADVIGVSASLELQGSAIEKEILALGRKFYAYQCDFGKRESTLAFAAQVKADHPVIDILVNNAGTILRQPIAEHSDEYWDEVIAVNQTAPFILTREIGREMIARGSGKVIFTASLLSFQGGITVPGYAASKGAIASLTKAFANEWASKGVNVNAIAPGYIATDNTSALREDQDRSTSILSRIPAGRWGTPEDFKGPTLFLASAASDYVHGTILTVDGGWMGR, encoded by the coding sequence ATGTCAAACATATTCAATTTAGCAGGTAAAACTGCATTAGTTACCGGTTGTAAAAGAGGGATAGGAAAAGCCATGGCTTTAGCTTTGGCCGAAGCAGGTGCCGATGTTATCGGTGTTTCTGCAAGTCTTGAACTGCAGGGTAGCGCTATAGAAAAAGAAATATTAGCACTGGGCAGAAAGTTTTATGCTTACCAGTGCGATTTTGGTAAACGCGAAAGTACCCTGGCTTTTGCAGCTCAGGTTAAGGCCGATCATCCTGTTATCGATATTTTGGTAAATAATGCCGGAACGATTTTACGTCAGCCAATTGCTGAGCATTCGGATGAGTATTGGGATGAGGTGATTGCGGTAAACCAAACTGCACCATTTATTTTAACCCGCGAAATCGGAAGGGAAATGATTGCTAGAGGTAGCGGAAAAGTAATCTTCACTGCATCCTTACTATCATTCCAGGGTGGAATTACTGTTCCTGGTTACGCAGCGAGTAAAGGTGCAATTGCATCTTTAACCAAAGCTTTTGCAAACGAATGGGCATCAAAAGGGGTGAACGTAAATGCAATTGCTCCTGGTTATATCGCAACTGATAATACTTCGGCTTTACGCGAAGATCAGGATAGAAGCACTTCTATTTTATCGCGTATCCCTGCCGGAAGATGGGGAACACCAGAAGATTTTAAAGGACCTACATTATTTTTAGCTTCCGCAGCAAGTGACTATGTACATGGAACAATTTTGACCGTTGATGGCGGTTGGATGGGAAGGTAG